GCCCTATGCCCTCCCGGTGGCCGGATTGAGCGGAACCCTGGCGTCCCGGTTCACCGAGGATGCCTCTACGGCGCCTGTTGGCGGAGACGGGCTGCCTGAGGAAACCCCGGCGGCAGGACTGGTCCGCGCCAAAACCGGCACCCTGTTTGCGGCGACATCACTCACCGGATTTGTGACTGACGCCGACGGCCGGCTCCTGTCTTTTGCGTTCGTAGCCAACGGGCTGGAGGACAACACTGCGCAGGCCCGGGAGGCCGTGGACGCGGCTGCTGCCGTCCTGGCCGGCTGCGGGTGCCGATGAGCCGGGTTCGGCGGACAGCGAACCCTCCTGCCATTGGAGAACCTGTGTGTTCTGATGGACGGATGGAGAGCTATCAGCAGCACCCCGTCCCGGCCGCCGCCGACTTGGTGAACTGGGACCTGGCCGCAGGAACGGCTGCCACCCTGGTGTCCGCCGGACCAAAGATGACCGCCAAGGAAATCCGCGGTGCCGTAGCGGACCTTCGGGCGAGGGCAGATGAGGCGGTCACCCATGTGCATCGGATCACCGGGCTGGAAGCTGCGCGTGATCTGCGTGATTCCGAGGTCCTCGTGGTTGACCGCGCGTCCTGGGCCAAAGCCAATTCCCGCAGTTTCGCCGCGCTCATGAATCCTGCGCTGGAGAATTTGGCCCGCACGCATCCGGAGCAGCTCAAGGGTGCCAATACCGCGCTCAGCGGCACGCTTACCGGGGCACAGCTGGGTGCCGTTCTGGCCTTCCTCTCCTCCAAGGTCCTGGGACAATACGATCCCTTCGCGGCGCAGACCCCCGGCGGCCCCGCCGGTGGCCGGCTGCTGCTCGTTGCGCCCAACATCATTACCCTGGAACGCGAGCTGAACGTGGACCCGGCGGACTTCCGGCTCTGGGTCTGCCTGCATGAACAGACCCACCGGGTGCAGTTCGCGGCCGCGCCCTGGCTCCGCGGACACATGGTGGAACAGATCGGTCTGCTGACCAACGGCCTGATGGACAAGGCCCAAACCCTGTCCGAGCGGCTGGGCCACGCCGCCAAGACGCTTGCTTCCCCCGACGGCCGTGCGGCGCTCACCGGCGGAAACGACGACGACGTCCCCAGGCGCCCGATGGACATCATGTCCCTCCTTCAGGATCCGGCGGACAAGGAACGGATGTCCCATCTGACCGCCGTGATGTCGCTGCTGGAGGGACACGCCAACGTGGTCATGGACGCCGTGGACGCGAGGATTGTTCCCAGCGTGAAGACCATCCGCCAGCGGTTCAACGCCCGGGGAAAGAGCCACGGCTGGCTGGACCGCTTTTTCCGCCAGATCATGGGCCTGGACGCCAAGATGCGCCAGTACAAGGACGGATCCAAGTTTGTCCGTTCCGTTGTTGACCGGGTGGGAATGGAAGGATTTAACCGGGTCTGGGAAGGACCCCAGAACCTGCCCACCGAAGCTGAAATCCACAACCCGTCCCTCTGGATGACCCGGATGGGGCTCTAACAGAACGTGCAGATGTCCACTGATTTTGATCCCCCCGCCTCCACATCCTTTTCCACGCCGGAACGCAGACCGCGCAAACGCCTAAACCCAACCCTGGGCAAAGCCCGCAACATGCTTCGTGACGCCCTTCGGGACGCGGGCCTTGAACCGCGCGGCACCGCGCAGGAACAGCCGCCCCTGCTGCTGGTGGCCTGCAGCGGCGGACCCGACTCGCTGGCACTGGCCGAAGCGGCCTCCTTCTTCGCCCGCCGCGGCGATTACCGGGTGGGCGCCGTCGTCGTGGATCATGCCCTGCAGCCCGGATCGGCCGAGGTCGCAGCCGCAGCCGCGGCGAAACTTAGGGAAATGGGCTTGGAGCCTGTCCAGGTCCGCACTGTTTCGGTCCCGGTTTCCGGCATGGGGCCCGAGGCAGCCGCACGGACTGTCCGCTATGCGGCGCTGGACGCAGCCGTGGAAGAGACGGGCGCCGACGCCGTGCTGCTGGGCCACACCCTCGACGACCAGGCCGAACAGGTGCTCCTGGGCCTGGCACGGGGATCCGGCACCCGGTCCCTGGCCGGGATGCGCCCGATCCGCGGAAAGTACCTGCGCCCGCTGCTGGGGCTGCGGCGAAGCGAAACCGAGGAAATCTGCGACAGCCAGGGGCTGGACCCGTGGCTGGACCCCAGCAACGCCGATCCGGCGTTCGCGCGGTCGCGGGTCCGGGCCGAGGTGCTGCCCTTCCTGGAGGAAAAACTTGGCCCGGGAATCGCCGAAGCTTTGTTCCGTTCCTCACGTATCCTCGCCGGGGATGCCGACTACCTCGACGCCGTGAGTGCCGACACTTTCGCCCGGCTGCGAGCTCAGCCGGACTCCGCATCCGGGGCCGGAGACGCGGATCTGGACACGATCCTGTTGCCCGAGGCACAGCTGCGGGAGCTGGCTCCCGCGGTGCGGCAGCGCGTTCTGGCCCTCGCCGCCGTCGAGCTCGGAGGCGCCCAGCCCAGCTGGGAACGGCTGCGATCGGTGGAAGCACTACTGCGCCGCACAGGCTCCGCCGGACCCGTGGAACTGGTCGGCAAAGTCAGCGTGTACCGGCAGGTGCGCACCAATCCGGTTCCCCAAGGCCCCTCCGGCTATGGCAATCTTGTCTTTAGGAAAAAGAGCAGCACCTAAAATCCAGCTGCAACATCTCTTACCCGGGAGCCATTCGTGGATTCACACGACGTCCAGTCAGACCTCAAGCACGTTCTCTACACCAAAGAGCAGATCCAAACACGGGTTAACGAACTCGCGGCAGAGATTGACCGTGACTACGCCGGACGCGATGTCCTGCTGGTGGGCGTGCTCAAGGGTGCCGTCATGATCATGGCAGACCTGTCCCGTGCCCTGCACAGCCACGTCACCATGGACTGGATGGCAGTTTCCTCCTACGGTTCCGGCACGCAGTCCTCCGGCGTGGTCCGCATCCTCAAGGACCTCGAAACGGACCTTCTGGGCAAGCATGTGCTGATCGTTGAAGACATCATCGACTCCGGCCTGACCCTCTCGTGGCTGCGCACCAACTTGCAGTCCCGCGGACCGGCCAGCGTCGAGATCTGCACGCTGCTGCGCAAGCCCACCGCCGCGAAGGTCGAAATCGACGTCAAATACGTCGGTTACGACATCCCCAACGAGTTTGTGGTCGGTTACGGCCTGGACTTCGCCGAAAAGTACCGCAACCTCGACTTCATCGGCACCCTGGCTCCGCACGTCTACGAGTAAGCTCCAACGCAGTTCTGCGGCACCGGACGGCGGCCTTCGGGCCACTTGCCTCCGGTGCCGCATCCGCGATCAGCATCACGCCGGCCGGCTACGCCCTGAGGGAACTTTCCCGGTATTCCGGACGTGTTCCATCAGGTAACGGTGTATAGCTTGTTCGAGTATATTTCCGCGCATTATCAGCGTTGTTGATCAGGAGGGACGGGGCGTACGCCCTGACGACGAATGAAATCTAAGAACTTCTTCAAGGGGCCGGGCATTTGGATAATCCTGGCACTGGCCCTTCTGGTGCTCATTCTTCCCACCCTTTCCCCCAGCGGGGCAACCCAGGTGGACACAAGCGTGGGCCTGCAGCTGCTCAAGGACCAGAAGGTTGAGCAGGCCAAGATTTATGACGGTGAACAGCGCGTCGATCTGACGCTCCGGGGCGATGACCCCGATCCGGCCAAGAACGTCCAGTTCTACTTCGGCACCGCCCGCGGCGAGGACATTGTCGAGGCCGTGAATGATTCCGGTGCCTCCGGCTTCACCGACCAGCCGGTGCAGACCAACTGGTTCACCAGTTTCCTTGGATTGTTCCTGCCCTTCATCATTCTCGGCGTCATCTTCTGGTTCCTGCTCTCCCGCATGCAGGGCGGCGGTTCGCAGGTCATGAAATTCGGCAAGTCCAAGGCCAAACTGACCAACAAGGACATGCCGCAGGTTACCTTCGCCGACGTCGCCGGAGCTGACGAGGCAGTGGAGGAACTGCACGAAATCAAGGAGTTCCTGCAGGACCCGGCCAAGTTCCAGGCCGTGGGTGCCAAGATCCCCAAGGGTGTCCTGCTGTACGGTCCTCCCGGTACCGGTAAGACCCTGCTGGCCCGCGCGGTGGCAGGCGAGGCCGGAGTGCCGTTCTACTCCATTTCCGGTTCCGACTTCGTGGAAATGTTCGTGGGTGTGGGTGCCTCCCGCGTCCGCGACCTCTTCGAGCAGGCCAAGACCAACGCTCCGGCCATCATCTTCGTGGACGAGATCGACGCCGTCGGCCGCCACCGCGGTGCCGGCGTGGGCGGCGGCAACGACGAGCGCGAGCAGACCCTGAACCAGCTCCTCGTCGAGATGGACGGCTTTGACGGCAACACCAACGTCATCCTGATTGCCGCGACCAACCGACCCGACGTACTGGACCCCGCGCTGCTGCGCCCGGGCCGCTTCGACCGCCAGATCGGCGTCGAGGCCCCCGACATGCAGGGCCGCCTGCACATCCTGCAGGTCCATGCCAAGGGCAAGCCGATGGCCGAGGGCGTAGACCTGGAAACCGTGGCCCGCAAGACTCCGGGCTTCACCGGTGCAGACCTCGCCAACGTGCTCAACGAAGCGGCGCTGCTGACCGCGCGCTCCAACGCCCAGCTGATCGATGACCGGGCGCTGGATGAAGCCATTGACCGTGTCATTGCCGGTCCGCAGAAGCGCAGCCGCGTGATGAAGGAACTCGAGCGCAAGATCACCGCGTACCACGAGGGCGGACACGCCCTGGTGGCAGCCGCTCTGCGCAACACCGACCCGGTCACCAAGGTGACCATCCTGCCCCGCGGCCGCGCCCTGGGTTACACGATGGTGCTGCCGCAGGACGACAAGTACTCGGTCACGCGCAACGAACTGCTGGACCAGCTCGCCTACGCCATGGGCGGCCGCGTTGCTGAAGAAATCGTGTTCCACGATCCGTCCACCGGCGCGTCCAACGACATTGAAAAGGCCACTGCAACGGCCCGGAAGATGGTCACCCAGTACGGCATGAGCGAGCGGATCGGTTCCGTGAAGCTCGGCAGCGGCGGAGGCGAACCCTTCCTGGGCCGCGACATGGGCCAGGAACGCAACTACTCTGACCAGGTGGCCTACGTGGTGGATGAGGAAGTCCGGCGCCTGCTGGACAACGCCCATGACGAGGCCTACCAGATCCTGACCGAGAACCGGGACGTCCTGGACCGGCTGGCCCTGGAACTGCTGGAGCGCGAGACACTGAACCAGGCCGAAATTGCCGAGGTCTTCTCCGACGTACGCAAGCGCGACGTCCGCGAAGTGTGGCTGTCCAAGCCCACCCGCCAGGTCCACAGCCTGCCGCCGGTGGTGTCCGCCAAGGAACGTCGGGAGGCAGCAGCCAACGGGCAGCCGGATCCGGACACCGTGTCCCCGCAGGACCAGATAGCGGACGCTGACCTGCCCCAGGACTTTGACGTGTCCGGCAACGGGCTCCCTCAGCCCGAGGGAAGCGGATCCGGGCATCCCGGACAGGGCGGCACCGGCGGAACAGCCGGCCGCACCGACGGGACCGACACCCCGGAACAGACCAACCGATAGCAGCGAACGGCGGCCCGGCACGGAAGTGCCGGGCCGCCGTCGTTCCGAACAGTCACGGTAGGATCAAGCAGTGACGGATTTCGACGATGAACTGACAATGGAGAATCTCTCCGTTCCCCCGGCCCCCGTGGACCAGCCCCGAATCGAAAAGGCGATCCGCGAGATCCTCCTGGCGATCGGTGAGGATCCTGACCGCGAGGGATTGCAGGACACGCCAAAGCGCGTGGCGAAATCCTACGCAGAGATCTTCGCCGGGCTGCACCAGGACCCCGCTGATCTGCTGGCCACCACCTTTGCGATCGAGCACGAGGAGATGGTGCTGGTGAAGGACATTCCGTTCTTCTCCACCTGCGAACACCATCTGGTGCCGTTCCACGGCACCGCCCACATTGGCTACATTCCGTCACAGGATGGTTTGGTTACCGGACTCAGCAAGCTGGCCCGGCTGGTGGAGGTCTACGCCCGCCGCCCCCAGGTCCAGGAACGGCTCACCACGCAGATCGTGGAGGCCCTGATGGACAACCTGAACCCGCGCGGCGCCATAGTCGTCATCGAGTGCGAACACCTGTGCATGTCCATGCGCGGGGTCCGCAAGCCCGGAGCCAAGACCGTTACCTCCGCAGTGCGCGGCCAGCTGCGTGAAACGGCTACGCGCGCCGAGGCCATGAGCCTCATTCTCGGACGTTAGGACGTCTGCCCCATGGATTCACTCGCAGCTGCTCCGGGAACCGGTCCGGCCACTTCCCCGCTGAGGCTCCTGCGCCCGGCCGGGGCGCCGCGGCGGTTCGATGACCTTCCCTCCGGCCGCACACTGGTGATGGGAATCCTGAACGTTACCCCGGATTCCTTCAGCGACGGCGGCCGCTTTGCCGACACAGGTGCAGCCGTCGATGCCGGACTGAAAATGCACTACGACGGCGCCGACATCATTGACGTGGGCGGCGAGTCCACCCGCCCCGATTCCGTCCGCATAAGCCCGGAAGAGGAACAGCAGCGCATCCTCCCCGTGGTGGCTGCCCTGGCCCGGGCCGGAGTCCTGGTCAGCGTGGACACCATGAACGCATCCACGGCGGAAAAAGCCATTGCCGCAGGCGCCTGCCTCATCAACGATGTATCCGGCACGGAAGTCGATCCTGCCATGCCGGCCCTGGTGGCCCGCACCGGCGTTCACTACGTCCTGATGCACAGCCGCGGCGCTGTCCGCAGCGCCGATCCGCGTGCCGCCTACGACTCCGTGGTTGACGAGGTCATTTCCGAACTCGAACAGATCCGGGAAATGTTCTACGCAGCCGGGGTTGCCCCCGAGCAGATCATCATCGATCCCGGGTTGGGATTCTCCAAAGACGGTTCCTCCAACTGGGAACTCCTGCGGGCCACCGACCGCCTGAACGCCATGGGCCACAGGGTGCTGATCGGTGCATCCAGGAAGCGTTTCCTGGGTTCACTGCTGACACGTGCCGGCGAGCCGGCTCCGCCGCTTGAACGTGACAGCGCCACGGCGGCCGTAACGGCGCTGGCCGCCTTCTCCAATGCCTGGTGCGTGCGCGTGCACAACGTCGGCCCCAGCGTGGACGCCGTCAAGACCACTGCCGCCTGGAAAGGCTGACCCCATGAACACAACCAACGCCTCCGACGCACGCACAGCTGTGCGCGGCGTCCGCGACACCATCACCCTGACCGGCATCACCGCGCAGGGTTTCCACGGTGTCTTCGAAGAGGAACGCCGCAACGGACAGCCGTTTGTGGTTGACCTCGTGCTGCACGCGGACCTGCAGCCGGCCGGAATCAGCGATGACCTGACCAAGACCGCACACTACGGCGTCCTTGCCGAGCAGGTGGCGGCCATCATCAGCGGCGAGCCCCTGAACCTGATCGAAGCACTGGCCGAGCGCATTGCCGCGGCCGTTCTGGGTGACTTCGCCGGCGTGGATGCCGTGGAAGTAACCGTGCACAAACCGCAGGCACCCATTACGGTTCCCTTCGGCGACGTATCAGTGACCATCCGCCGGAGCCGGTCATGAACGCCGGTGCCGTAACCGCGGTCCTGGCCCTGGGCAGCAACCTCGGCGAGAGCCGCGACACGCTCTCCGACGCCGTCGCCCAGCTGGCCGACCATCCCGGCGTCCGCCTGCAGGCAGTTTCTCCGGTGGTCCGAACCCGTCCCGTGGGCGGACCGGACCAGCCGGACTACCTCAACCTCGTCATATCCGTGGAGACGGACCTGGCCCCGCATGACCTGCTGGCGCACTGCCAGGCGGTGGAAAACGCACACCACCGGGTCCGCGAGGTGCGCTGGGGCCCGCGGACGCTCGACGTCGACATCATCACCTACGGAGACACGGTGCTCGACGACGAAACCCTGACCCTGCCCCATCCCCGCGCTTCCACCAGGGCGTTTGTGCTGCAGCCCTGGGCCTGGATGGATCCGGGAGCCGTGCTTTCGGGTACCCCCGTTGCCGAACTGGCTGCCAAAGCCGAAGACCTGCCCGGCCTGGAAATCTTCGAAGGGGACTGATCCTCACCGTGGGAAGCATCCGATACCGCTGGCTGGCTGTCATTGTCCTTGCGTCCGGTGCTGCCGGCTGGCTGGTCAACGACTGGGCAACCCGCAACTCCCTGCCCCCGGCAGTCCTGAGCATCATCGGGCTGCTGACCGTCCTGCTGATATCGGGAGCCACGCTCTTCCTCGGGCTGCGGGTGCGGCGCTGGCAGCAGGGCAGCCGCGACCGCGAGCTGGACCCGATCGCGGCGGCCCGGACGCTGGTCCTGGCCCAGGCCACGGCCTATGCGGGTTCGCTGCTGCTGGGCTGGCATGCAGGGGTCTTCATCCAGCAGCTGCCGCTGTGGTCGCTGCGTCCGGGGCATGCCGCCACCTGGGGGTCTTTGGCTATGATCGCCGGAGGGGTCCTCATGATCTCCGTCGGGCTCCTGGTGGAACGCTTCTGCCGGCTTCCGCCGGATGACTCCAACGGGCGCGGCACCGCCGCCCGCCCGGATGATGCAGATGAACGGGAAGACGGAGAATATGCCTAGCGAAGCCATCGATCCGGGCGGTCTGTCCTGGGAGCACATCTCGCCCAGGTACCTTACGGTCCGCCTCATCGGCTGGGCGGTGGAAGCCGTGCTTACAGTGGCCGCGGCCTGCCTTCCCCTCATCCTGCGAAGCGTCGGCGCCTGGACCTGGGTTCCGGACTGGCTGGCCTGGGGGCTTCCCGCGGTGGTCGCAGCAGCTTATCTCTGGCGCGGAGTTCTGCTGCCGCGGCAGGTCCGCGCTGTCTGTTACGCAGAACGCAACGAGGACTTCCTGCTGCGGCGCGGCATCTTTTTCCAGCGCACCCTCGTGGTTCCGTACGGCCGGATGCAGTATGTGGACGTGACCGTGGGCCCGCTCGAGCGCGCTTTCGGTTTGTGCTCCGTCAAACTGCTCACTGCCGCCCCCGGCACCAATGCCGTGCTGCCCGGTCTGCCTGCCTCCGAGGGCGCACGTCTGCGGGAGCACCTGTCCGAACGCGGCGAAACGCAGTTGGCCGGACTGTGAGCGTCCCGCAGAACGGGGAGTGGGCCCGCGTCCATCCGGTGTCACCTCTGGTCCGCGGGTGGATTGCGCTGGCCGCAATCGCTTTTGTTATCGGCCGGAACTGGTTCGAGGAAACAGCGGGCTTCCGCGGTAACAACAGCTCAGGACCGGGAAACCCGCTTGACGGGACCGCCCTGCTCATTGGTGCAGGCATCCTCGCCGTGGTCCTGCTGATCCTGGCCGGCATCTTTTTTCTGTCCTGGTGGTTTACCCGCTACCAGGTCACGGATGACCACGTCCGTGTTCACTCCGGAGTGGTGTTCCGCAAGCAGCGCCAGGCACGCCTGGACCGGGTGCAGGCCATCGATATTGTCCAGCCGCTCCTGGCGCGCCTGTTCGGGCTGGCCGAACTGCGCTTTGAAGTTGCCGACGCCGGAGAATCAGCGGTTCAGCTGGCGTACCTGAAATTGAATGATGCGCAGCGCCTGCGGGCACTGCTCCTGAACCGTGCCTCCGGTGCCGGCGCCGGCACCGGGGTTGCTGCCGAAACCGGCGGGACGGAATCCGGTTCCCCCGGCGACGGCGCCGAAGGCAGCCCGGGTGCACCGGGAACCGATCCCGCCGCCGGCACCTTTGTGTCGGTCCCCCGCGAGGCCCCGGAGCAGCCCGTCCTGGAGCTGCGGCCGGGACGGGTCATTGCCGCCACTCTGCTCTCCGGTACCACCCTGTTCCTGCTCATCGGCATTGCTGTGGTCCTGGTGATTACGGTCGCCACCGGAGAGGCGATCAGCTTGGCCATCATGCTGCCCATCCTCTTTGGCACCGTTGGAGGGTACTGGACCGAATTCTCCACGTCCTTCAACTTCCGGGCTTCGGTCTCCCGGGACGGCATCCGGCTGCGCTACGGCCTGCTGGATACCCGTACCCAGACCGTGCCTCCGGGCCGGATCCAGGCGGTGTCCGTCACGCAGTCACCGTTGTGGCGGCTCACCGGGTGGTATCGGGTGTCCGTCAACGTGGCAGGCTACGGCGCCGGCACCACCTCCGATACCCAGGCCCGCACCAAGCTGCTGCCGGCAGGGACGCTGGCCGAAGTGTTTGCTGTCCTCGCCCTTGTCCTGCCCGAACCGGGCACCGACCGTCCGGTGGACGTCTTTACGGCCGGGATCACGGGCCGGGACGGTGCTGACGGATTCACGACGACGCCGCGCCGGGCCCGCTGGATCGCACCGCTGAGCTGGCGCCGCAACGGTTATGCCCTGACGGACACTGCACTGCTGATCCGCAGCGGAGCGCTCTGGCGGGTCCTTTCGGTGGTGCCGCATGAGCGCACCCAGTCCATCGCCCTGGAGCAGGGTCCGCTGCGCCGGCGCTTCGGCACCAGTGACCTGATCCTGCATTCCACGCCCGGTCCCGTCCGTCCGCACGTGCGGAAAATCGACGTCGACGATGCCCGCACGCTGTTCCTGGAACAGGCCGTCAGGGCACGCGAGGCCCGGCGCCGGGACCGCACCGGCCGGTGGAACAGCGCTGCGGCCGCCCCGGCACCTGAGGACCCGTCACCACTTCCCGCTGAAACAGTTTCCAAGGAGTACCCCCATGAACAGCTCTGAGATGAGCACCGCTGACAAGCGGCGGCGCGGCCGGCTCGGCATCGGCGTGATCGGCGCCGGACGGGTCGGAGCCGTCCTGGGTGCTGCCCTGCGCGCGGCTGAGCACGCCGTCGTCGGCGTTTCTGCAGTGAGTGAGGAAAGCCATGAGCGTGCGGCCAACCTGCTGCCCGGCGTCCCCGTCATGGAGATTCCGGACATTGTGGAACGTTCCGAACTGGTGCTCCTGGCTGTTCCGGATGACGCCCTGGGTTCGCTCGTCTCCGGACTGGCGGCAACCAATGCCTGGCAGGCCGGGCAGCTTGTTGCCCACACCTCGGGACGCTTCGGCACGGAAATCCTCGAGCCCGCCCGCCGGGCCGGCGCCATCCCGCTGGCCCTGCACCCGGCCATGACCTTTACCGGTATGAGCCTTGACCTGACCCGGCTGGCTGATTGCTCCTTTGGCGTGACCGCCCCCACCGCGGTGCTGCCCATCGCCCAGGCCCTGGTGGTGGAGATGGGTGCCGAACCCGTGGTCATCGATGAAGCGGACCGTGTCAACTACCACCTGGCACTGGCGCACGCCTCCAACCACCTGGTCACCATCACCGCCCAGTCCACACAGCTGCTCAAGGACATAGGGGTGGAGAACCCGGACCGGCTGCTGGGCCCGCTCATGCGGGCTTCGCTGGAAAACGCCCTTGCCTCCGGAGAGCATTCCCTCACCGGACCTGTAGCCCGCGGGGACGCCGGAACCGTGAGCGCGCACCTGCAGGAAATGGCCGCCCAGGACAGCGCCAACCTGAGGGATACCTATCGTGCCCTGTCCCTGGCCACTGCTCTGCGGGCCATTGACCGGGGCTTGCTGAGCGAAGAGCGCGGCAAAGCCGTTATTGACGCTTTGAGCCTGGATGAGGGACAGTGAATTCTCCTCAGCTGCTGCGCACGGCTGCGGAACTGAAGGCTGCCGTCGCTGAAGCGCTCGCTGCAAAAAGTGCCGCCGGGGCCGGCGCGGGGGAGGAACCGCTGAGTCTTGGCCTGGTACCCACCATGGGCGCCCTGCACCAGGGCCACCGCTCCATGATGGATGCCGCGCGGGCCGAGAACGACGTCGTCGTTGCCACCGTGTTCATCAATCCGCTGCAGTTCAACGATCCCGAGGACCTGCGCCGGTATCCGCGCACCCTCGAAGCGGATGTGGAACTACTGGGCGCCGCCGGCGTGGACCTCGTGTTCGCTCCCGACGAGGACGAGGTGTACCCGGAAGGAGCGCCGCTGGTGCGGGTGAGCTCCGGAGAGCTGGGGGCCCGTTATGAGGGAGCCTCGCGCCCCGGACATTTCGACGGCGTGCTGACCGTGGTGGCCAAGCTCTTGCACTACG
This genomic interval from Arthrobacter sunyaminii contains the following:
- a CDS encoding PH domain-containing protein is translated as MSVPQNGEWARVHPVSPLVRGWIALAAIAFVIGRNWFEETAGFRGNNSSGPGNPLDGTALLIGAGILAVVLLILAGIFFLSWWFTRYQVTDDHVRVHSGVVFRKQRQARLDRVQAIDIVQPLLARLFGLAELRFEVADAGESAVQLAYLKLNDAQRLRALLLNRASGAGAGTGVAAETGGTESGSPGDGAEGSPGAPGTDPAAGTFVSVPREAPEQPVLELRPGRVIAATLLSGTTLFLLIGIAVVLVITVATGEAISLAIMLPILFGTVGGYWTEFSTSFNFRASVSRDGIRLRYGLLDTRTQTVPPGRIQAVSVTQSPLWRLTGWYRVSVNVAGYGAGTTSDTQARTKLLPAGTLAEVFAVLALVLPEPGTDRPVDVFTAGITGRDGADGFTTTPRRARWIAPLSWRRNGYALTDTALLIRSGALWRVLSVVPHERTQSIALEQGPLRRRFGTSDLILHSTPGPVRPHVRKIDVDDARTLFLEQAVRAREARRRDRTGRWNSAAAAPAPEDPSPLPAETVSKEYPHEQL
- a CDS encoding Rossmann-like and DUF2520 domain-containing protein — encoded protein: MNSSEMSTADKRRRGRLGIGVIGAGRVGAVLGAALRAAEHAVVGVSAVSEESHERAANLLPGVPVMEIPDIVERSELVLLAVPDDALGSLVSGLAATNAWQAGQLVAHTSGRFGTEILEPARRAGAIPLALHPAMTFTGMSLDLTRLADCSFGVTAPTAVLPIAQALVVEMGAEPVVIDEADRVNYHLALAHASNHLVTITAQSTQLLKDIGVENPDRLLGPLMRASLENALASGEHSLTGPVARGDAGTVSAHLQEMAAQDSANLRDTYRALSLATALRAIDRGLLSEERGKAVIDALSLDEGQ